A segment of the Sanyastnella coralliicola genome:
GCTGGCGAGAATTGCGAAACGCACCTCTTTGGCACCTACATGCCTCGCGCAAAAGAGCACGTTGACAACCACACGATGGTTGACCACCTCGTGCCTCACTGCGAGTCAAACGAAGTGTACAAAGGGATTGTCACTGATAAAGCTACTGCTGTATTTAATGGTAAGGTATACGTGCGTCTTGATGCACAAAAGACCAACGCCTTCCAGCAGAACGCGAACATTGTGCTTTCAGATGATGCACATATGTACTCGAAGCCTGAGCTTGAAATCTACGCTGACGATGTGAAGTGTAGCCACGGTTCAACCACAGGTCAGTTCGATGAAGAAGCTGTTTACTACCTCCGCGCTCGTGGAATCGGTGAAGCTTCTGCTCGTAAACTACTTGTGCAAGCCTTTATCAAAGAGATCGTTGAAGCGATTGGTGATGATGCCGTTCGCGAATATTGCTTGAACAGACTAGAAGAACGTCTCGATCAATGACAGAACTCCACCGACTCGATCAATGGCTCGTCGCACTGCAATTGGTTTCCTCCAGGCAGCGCGCAGAAGTATTGATCAAAGAAGGTGGTGTACAAGTCAACGGACAAGTAGTCAAGAAACCCGGTAAAAAGTTCGACGAGACCGCTGAGATCTCTGTCATCAAAGAGCCCATGAAGTGGGTCTCACGTGGTGCGCTTAAGTTGATTTCGGCCCTCGATCAATTTCAGGTGAATCCTGAGAACAAGGTGTGCCTTGACGTGGGTTCATCTACTGGTGGTTTCACAGAGGTCTTACTTGACCGAGGAGCAACGAAAGTGTTTGCGGTTGATACTGGCACTGACCAATTAGCTCCGAGTTTACGTCGCCTTGATCAAGTCATTAGTCTTGAACGTCAAAACATTAGAACCATTGATGAAACGTTGATTTCAGAGCCCTGTGCCCTGGTCGTGATTGATGTTTCATTTATCAGTTTACGCCTTGTCTTGCCCGCCATCAAGCGTTTTATGTCGCCTTCGGCGGAAGTGGTTGCACTCGTGAAACCGCAGTTTGAAGTAGGACAAGACTATCTAGGTAAAAACGGAATTGTACGAGATGTCACTGCCCGTGAGAAAGCACGACGCGACATCATACTCAAAGCAGAAGAATTAGGTTTTCAGTTGAAAGGACAGATCGATTCACCGATCACTGGAGGAGATGGAAACCATGAATATTTGATCCACCTATCATGACAGGTACGGAAACTACATACAACGTTGACCGCGTCCGCGCACAATTCCCGATCCTCAATCAGGAAGTACATGGACGTCCGCTCGTATACTTCGATAACGCTGCTAGTAGCCAAAAACCAACCGCGGTTATTGAGGCGCTTCGTGAATACTACAATCACTACCACTCAAATATTCACCGAGGGGTGCACCACTTGGCACAGTTGGCCACTAGCGCTTACGAAGAGACTCGTACCAAGGTCAAGGCTCACCTTAACGCTTCTGCCCGTGAAGAGATCATCTTCACCTACGGAACAACAGATGGAATCAACCTCATCGCTCAGAGCTGGGGACGCAAGAATATTACTGCGGGAGATCTCATCTTGATTTCAGCCTTGGAGCATCACTCGAATATGGTTCCATGGCAAATGATCGCTGAAGAAAAAGGCGCTCAAATCAAGGTCATCCCAATGAATGATGCTGGAGAGCTAGATCAAGAGGCTTATGCCGAACTGTTGAAGGAAGAGCCAAAACTCGTTGCCTTCAACCACGTTAGCAATGCCTTAGGAACGGTCAATCCGGCCAAAGAAATGACGGCTGCTGCAAAACAAGCTGGAGCTACGGTGGTGATTGATGGAGCACAAGCTATTCCTCACCTCCAGGTAGATGTACAAGACCTTGATTGCGACTTCTACGCCTTTTCTGGCCACAAAGCATACGGGCCAACGGGTATTGGTATTCTTTATGGAAAACGAGAAGTACTCGAAGCTATGCCGCCTTGGCGCGGAGGAGGTGAAATGATTTCATCGGTGAGTTACGAGCGTTCAACCTACAATGATCTTCCGTACAAGTTCGAAGCAGGGACTCCAAACATTGCAGATGGAATTGCCCTTGGTGTAGCCCTTGATTGGATGAATGGGATAGGCGTTTCGG
Coding sequences within it:
- a CDS encoding TlyA family RNA methyltransferase, whose translation is MTELHRLDQWLVALQLVSSRQRAEVLIKEGGVQVNGQVVKKPGKKFDETAEISVIKEPMKWVSRGALKLISALDQFQVNPENKVCLDVGSSTGGFTEVLLDRGATKVFAVDTGTDQLAPSLRRLDQVISLERQNIRTIDETLISEPCALVVIDVSFISLRLVLPAIKRFMSPSAEVVALVKPQFEVGQDYLGKNGIVRDVTAREKARRDIILKAEELGFQLKGQIDSPITGGDGNHEYLIHLS
- a CDS encoding aminotransferase class V-fold PLP-dependent enzyme — encoded protein: MTGTETTYNVDRVRAQFPILNQEVHGRPLVYFDNAASSQKPTAVIEALREYYNHYHSNIHRGVHHLAQLATSAYEETRTKVKAHLNASAREEIIFTYGTTDGINLIAQSWGRKNITAGDLILISALEHHSNMVPWQMIAEEKGAQIKVIPMNDAGELDQEAYAELLKEEPKLVAFNHVSNALGTVNPAKEMTAAAKQAGATVVIDGAQAIPHLQVDVQDLDCDFYAFSGHKAYGPTGIGILYGKREVLEAMPPWRGGGEMISSVSYERSTYNDLPYKFEAGTPNIADGIALGVALDWMNGIGVSAIAQHEHELTTYATEQMQAIDGMRFIGTAKEKAGVISFLVGDIHPYDLGTLLDQMGVAVRTGHHCTEPLMNRLGIPGTIRVSFGAYNTKHEIDRYIVALEQGVRMLS